One window of Thermocoleostomius sinensis A174 genomic DNA carries:
- the gmd gene encoding GDP-mannose 4,6-dehydratase — MTQRQCALITGITGQDGSYLSEFLLEKGYEVHGIIRRTSTFNTDRIDHIYEDPHKEDARLFLHYGDLTDGTTLRRILEEVQPTEIYNLGAQSHVRVSFDAPEYTVDAVGMGTLRLLEAIRDYQRRTGAQVRFYQAGSSEMFGLVQEVPQRESTPFYPRSPYACAKVYAHWQTVNYRESYGMFACNGILFNHESPRRGETFVTRKITRAIARIVAGQQKKLYMGNLDSKRDWGYAKDYVRAMWMMLQHSEPDDYVVATGETHSIREFLDLAFSYVNLDWQNYVEFDERYLRPAEVDLLIGDPAKAKQKLGWEPSVTFEQLVQLMVEADLKALGLIPLSNGSIVANASLEHATIRQGVGSISL, encoded by the coding sequence ATGACACAACGGCAATGTGCACTGATCACAGGAATTACAGGTCAAGATGGTTCTTACCTAAGTGAATTTTTGCTGGAAAAAGGCTATGAAGTTCATGGAATTATTCGCCGAACTTCAACCTTTAATACCGATCGCATTGATCACATTTATGAAGATCCGCACAAAGAAGATGCCCGGCTGTTCTTGCATTACGGTGATCTCACAGATGGCACAACGCTACGCCGCATTCTAGAAGAAGTTCAGCCCACAGAAATCTATAACCTGGGTGCTCAATCCCACGTCCGAGTTAGCTTTGATGCACCAGAATACACAGTCGATGCTGTTGGCATGGGCACTCTGCGGTTACTAGAAGCTATCCGGGATTATCAGCGACGGACAGGGGCGCAAGTGCGGTTCTATCAAGCTGGTTCGTCAGAGATGTTCGGGCTAGTGCAAGAAGTTCCGCAGCGAGAAAGCACACCCTTCTACCCCCGCAGTCCCTATGCGTGCGCCAAAGTGTATGCTCATTGGCAAACGGTGAACTATCGCGAGTCCTATGGAATGTTTGCCTGCAATGGCATTCTGTTCAATCATGAATCGCCCCGCCGTGGCGAAACCTTCGTGACTCGTAAAATCACCCGAGCGATCGCTCGCATTGTGGCCGGACAGCAAAAGAAACTGTACATGGGTAACTTAGACTCCAAGCGCGATTGGGGCTATGCCAAAGACTATGTTCGCGCCATGTGGATGATGCTTCAGCACAGCGAACCCGATGATTATGTTGTAGCAACCGGGGAAACCCATTCCATTCGAGAATTTCTCGATCTGGCGTTTAGCTATGTGAATTTAGATTGGCAGAACTATGTTGAATTTGACGAGCGCTACCTGCGGCCAGCAGAAGTTGATTTGCTGATTGGTGATCCCGCCAAAGCTAAGCAGAAATTAGGCTGGGAACCATCCGTTACCTTCGAGCAACTAGTTCAACTGATGGTAGAAGCTGACCTCAAAGCACTAGGGCTAATTCCCCTCAGCAACGGCTCCATCGTGGCTAACGCTAGCTTGGAACATGCCACCATTCGCCAAGGCGTTGGCAGCATCTCGCTCTAG
- a CDS encoding FkbM family methyltransferase — protein sequence MSVTSSGAISALLTGHLVPPRVLIIDMTRIGDYSATGQMKQSIFGLHPAECLLQVYMVGERQFGLYSPASDSAIKQYQDCDQLLADCIQFAPDVIYYRPVAERPLLHTFAVAAIAKLSIPTVIHIVDDWPERLRLQTPSRYVQLDQSLRRLLNDAFACLSICEAMSIAYRERYGVDFIAIANCIKPEDWLPTNTQISKKFSRVQPFTIRYVGSLADDMTCQSILDVAEVIAALQTEYSINFEIYTTNYWKQKAINTFSNLPGVSIHEAAFSTVAYRQLLITADALLIAYNFDPDSVTYVRYSMANKFPECLASGNPVLVYGPIDVAPIAYAAEIGCTQLVIDRDPNKLKIAICALIDDPNYARALGQAAREYAFQHHSESVVAKRFYEILCQAAQSALPTRHQSVSNLVSSDQQSILGPFTRDQSVCLDETQLVAELLSHLPEHSIMLDVGAHHGSALLSFVEKGWRVFAYEPDPDNRQVLERRMNSYTNLTIDRRAVSDRAGETVSFYASPESTGISTLSPFQDSHQQKCQVITTTVAEICAEHQLHQIDFLKIDTEGHDLMVLKGVPWDKIHPAVIECEFEDHKTVPLGYTVEDLAQYLVDRGYTVLVSEWHPIVRYGIQHDWHRLMLYPCQLATPHAWGNLLAFKHTPDLEQVVALTQKLIKTKSEKPITQISLKLSNQATIEGHNGMNPSRLQDNPQQDSTESLNGKHSSHSELSRQQEPFNPPKSVPVLLKLNGTRLATGLLGRVGRYYSRWPLSIALLAIGLNTIAMLDDVPFRWIFSSGGTFLLVFLVGHAASKADVALQTGERAQETVTQSQEMTARLQKKATSAFKRATQAGERLKLTTERVDQAIAEAVTVADRAISTAKFATEMASRATGSAQSGAQSANRAIEMATASLETAKNCHEIAQRSLSYAESASAQTTQAIADLKQQIDQMSILNPSNTSNIKLFQPFGRQLSQEHIEVFTSFWTSMLRLQLNQQGLGYLAHRICLSEDICTGRLATTVQDMALRVLVAQSLRTPNLSVLEIGSLFGINLAIIYETCRDHFEQIHLSAIDPLDGYYDKGRTDVITQVPVTRKIFEHNMRQMDIAPQDITLLQGLSTESVILEKAGLRQYNLLIIDGDHSYAGVKFDFDHYLAAVDVGGYIIFDDYNSEDWPEVTEFVDNEVKRNSSVEFIGSSWRTAVFKVIRKNLV from the coding sequence ATGAGTGTCACATCCTCCGGTGCTATCTCGGCATTGTTGACAGGACATTTAGTACCTCCCCGAGTCTTAATCATTGACATGACTCGTATAGGAGACTATTCAGCAACTGGGCAGATGAAACAGTCTATCTTTGGCCTTCACCCTGCAGAATGCCTACTACAAGTTTACATGGTAGGTGAACGGCAATTTGGGTTATATTCTCCAGCCTCAGATTCAGCCATCAAACAATATCAAGACTGTGATCAACTGTTAGCAGACTGTATTCAATTCGCACCGGATGTTATTTACTATCGTCCAGTTGCTGAGCGTCCATTGCTTCACACCTTTGCTGTTGCTGCTATCGCTAAACTAAGTATTCCCACAGTCATTCACATTGTAGATGATTGGCCAGAACGGCTGCGGCTTCAGACCCCAAGCCGATATGTCCAGTTAGATCAGTCATTGCGTAGGCTACTTAATGATGCGTTTGCTTGCCTTAGTATTTGTGAGGCTATGTCGATTGCTTATCGAGAACGGTATGGTGTTGATTTTATTGCCATTGCTAATTGCATTAAACCTGAAGATTGGCTGCCAACAAATACTCAAATTTCAAAAAAATTTTCACGGGTGCAACCTTTCACAATTCGCTATGTCGGTAGTTTAGCCGACGATATGACCTGCCAGAGTATTTTGGATGTTGCCGAAGTGATTGCTGCACTGCAAACAGAATATTCTATAAACTTTGAAATTTACACTACCAACTATTGGAAACAAAAGGCGATTAACACCTTCTCGAATCTACCAGGTGTAAGCATTCATGAAGCAGCCTTTTCTACAGTAGCCTATCGCCAGTTGCTCATCACAGCAGACGCTCTGTTGATTGCTTACAATTTTGATCCAGACAGCGTTACTTATGTTCGTTATTCGATGGCAAACAAATTTCCGGAATGTTTAGCATCAGGAAATCCTGTTCTGGTTTATGGTCCCATCGATGTAGCACCGATCGCTTATGCGGCGGAGATTGGTTGTACCCAATTAGTGATTGATCGCGATCCAAACAAGCTTAAAATTGCCATCTGTGCCTTAATAGATGACCCAAATTATGCTAGGGCATTGGGACAAGCTGCCCGCGAATATGCTTTCCAACATCATTCGGAATCTGTAGTAGCAAAGCGATTTTACGAAATTCTGTGTCAAGCAGCACAATCAGCTTTACCCACTCGGCACCAGAGCGTGAGCAATTTAGTAAGTTCTGATCAGCAGTCGATACTGGGTCCTTTCACGCGGGATCAATCAGTTTGTTTAGACGAAACTCAATTAGTCGCTGAGCTTTTGTCACATCTGCCTGAACACTCAATCATGTTAGACGTTGGGGCCCATCATGGCTCTGCTCTCCTCTCGTTTGTTGAAAAAGGATGGCGAGTGTTCGCCTATGAGCCTGATCCGGATAATCGCCAAGTTCTTGAACGACGAATGAACTCCTACACAAATCTGACGATCGACCGCCGAGCCGTTAGCGATCGAGCAGGAGAAACGGTTTCATTCTATGCTTCACCTGAGAGCACAGGCATCAGCACGCTTTCTCCCTTTCAAGACAGCCATCAGCAGAAATGCCAGGTTATAACTACAACAGTAGCTGAAATTTGTGCTGAGCATCAGTTGCACCAGATTGATTTTTTAAAGATCGATACAGAAGGACATGACTTGATGGTTTTAAAAGGAGTCCCTTGGGACAAAATTCATCCTGCTGTGATTGAATGTGAATTTGAAGACCACAAAACTGTTCCTTTGGGATATACCGTTGAAGATTTGGCTCAATATCTTGTCGATCGCGGTTACACCGTATTAGTCAGCGAATGGCATCCAATCGTTCGATATGGAATTCAGCACGATTGGCATCGCTTGATGTTATACCCCTGCCAACTTGCTACTCCTCATGCTTGGGGAAACTTGCTAGCGTTCAAACACACCCCCGACCTAGAACAGGTTGTAGCGCTCACCCAGAAACTCATTAAAACGAAATCTGAAAAACCAATCACCCAGATTTCTCTAAAACTTTCTAACCAAGCCACGATCGAAGGACATAATGGTATGAACCCATCTCGTCTTCAGGACAATCCGCAGCAAGATTCTACAGAATCATTGAATGGAAAGCATTCCTCTCATTCTGAGCTATCCCGACAACAGGAACCCTTCAATCCTCCCAAGTCTGTGCCTGTATTGCTCAAATTGAATGGGACTCGATTGGCTACTGGCTTGCTTGGACGGGTTGGGCGTTATTACAGCCGTTGGCCTCTCAGCATTGCCCTACTTGCCATAGGACTGAATACGATTGCCATGTTGGATGATGTCCCGTTTCGTTGGATTTTCTCTAGCGGGGGAACATTTCTTTTGGTGTTTTTGGTTGGACATGCTGCCTCCAAAGCAGATGTCGCTTTGCAAACGGGCGAACGTGCTCAAGAAACAGTGACGCAATCTCAGGAGATGACTGCACGGTTACAGAAAAAGGCAACTTCGGCCTTCAAGCGAGCCACTCAAGCGGGTGAACGGTTAAAACTGACTACTGAGCGCGTTGATCAAGCGATAGCAGAGGCAGTGACGGTTGCAGATCGAGCAATATCAACCGCCAAATTTGCCACAGAGATGGCGAGCCGTGCCACCGGAAGCGCTCAGTCTGGCGCTCAATCAGCCAATCGCGCTATTGAAATGGCAACTGCTTCCTTGGAAACGGCAAAAAACTGTCATGAAATAGCTCAACGATCGCTTAGCTATGCTGAGTCTGCTAGCGCTCAAACAACACAAGCCATTGCAGATTTGAAACAGCAAATTGATCAAATGTCAATATTGAATCCAAGCAATACCAGCAATATCAAATTGTTTCAGCCATTCGGACGGCAACTCTCGCAGGAACACATTGAAGTTTTTACTAGCTTCTGGACATCAATGTTGAGATTGCAACTAAACCAACAAGGTTTAGGATATCTAGCGCATCGAATTTGTTTGTCAGAAGATATCTGCACTGGGCGCTTGGCAACAACGGTGCAAGATATGGCACTTCGAGTTTTAGTCGCCCAAAGTCTTCGCACTCCTAACTTGTCAGTTCTAGAAATTGGTTCTCTATTTGGAATTAACCTTGCCATTATTTATGAAACTTGTCGTGATCATTTTGAGCAAATCCATTTGAGCGCAATCGATCCGTTGGATGGTTATTACGATAAAGGCAGAACGGATGTTATTACTCAAGTTCCAGTCACGCGTAAGATTTTTGAACACAATATGCGCCAAATGGATATTGCGCCTCAAGATATTACTCTGCTTCAAGGTTTAAGTACTGAATCAGTAATTTTAGAAAAAGCAGGATTAAGGCAATACAACTTGCTAATTATTGATGGTGATCATTCCTATGCAGGAGTCAAATTTGATTTTGATCACTATTTGGCTGCTGTAGATGTAGGGGGGTATATCATCTTTGATGACTATAATTCCGAGGATTGGCCAGAGGTGACGGAATTTGTTGATAATGAAGTTAAACGGAATTCGAGCGTTGAATTCATAGGCTCAAGTTGGAGAACGGCTGTATTCAAGGTAATTCGTAAAAACCTAGTTTGA
- a CDS encoding glycosyltransferase family 2 protein, giving the protein MIHPRCSIIIRCYNEEQHIGRLLDGIQQQTIAPVEIIVVDSGSTDRTVEIAQQYSVTLVSIRPEEFSFGRSLNLGCQAASAELIVIASAHVYPVYRDWLEQLLKPFADPQMALVYGKQRGNDVTKYSEHQIFATWFPDDSNLNQTHPFCNNANAAIRRKLWQQLPYDESLTGLEDLDWAKRVMQLGHRIAYSAEAEIIHVHDETPRRIYNRYRREAIALKRIFPQEHFNGWDFVRLFVTNTFNDYYHAFHDRVLFKNFLSIPVFRFMQFLGTCRGFMQRVPVTSQLKQTFYYPRGLKRHALSQTSNSRRAIDYTQREEVVLEQIRH; this is encoded by the coding sequence ATGATTCATCCCAGATGTTCTATCATCATCCGATGTTATAACGAGGAACAGCATATCGGCCGACTGCTCGACGGCATCCAGCAACAGACGATCGCCCCCGTCGAGATCATCGTAGTAGATTCCGGTTCTACCGATCGAACCGTGGAGATTGCGCAGCAATATTCGGTAACGCTGGTATCGATTCGCCCAGAAGAGTTTTCCTTTGGGCGATCGCTCAACTTGGGATGTCAAGCGGCTTCGGCTGAGTTGATTGTAATCGCCAGTGCTCATGTGTACCCTGTCTATCGAGACTGGCTAGAGCAACTGCTGAAACCGTTTGCCGATCCACAAATGGCGTTAGTATATGGTAAGCAGCGCGGCAATGATGTTACAAAATACTCCGAACACCAAATTTTTGCAACCTGGTTTCCTGATGACTCCAACCTCAATCAAACTCATCCGTTCTGCAACAACGCCAATGCAGCAATTCGGCGAAAATTATGGCAGCAACTTCCCTATGATGAATCACTGACAGGCTTGGAAGATTTAGACTGGGCCAAGCGCGTCATGCAACTGGGGCATCGCATCGCCTATAGTGCTGAAGCGGAAATTATTCATGTGCATGATGAAACACCACGACGCATCTACAATCGCTATCGCCGTGAAGCTATTGCTCTCAAGCGCATTTTTCCACAGGAGCATTTTAACGGATGGGATTTTGTGCGACTATTTGTCACTAACACCTTCAACGACTACTATCACGCTTTTCACGATCGTGTTTTATTCAAAAACTTTCTTTCCATTCCAGTATTTCGCTTCATGCAGTTTTTAGGAACCTGTCGCGGCTTTATGCAAAGAGTTCCGGTGACGAGCCAACTGAAACAGACCTTTTACTATCCGAGAGGACTAAAGCGACATGCTCTCTCGCAAACTTCTAATTCACGACGGGCGATCGATTACACTCAGCGCGAAGAAGTCGTACTTGAGCAAATTCGTCACTAA
- a CDS encoding acylneuraminate cytidylyltransferase family protein yields the protein MNSSPSSLQIAAFVPMRHNSERVVGKNYRLFAGRPLYHHIITTLLNCPQISLVCIDTDSPMIMEDAAAQFPSVKVLERPEHLRDGAIPMNEVLLNSVAQVPADLYLQTHSTNPLLRAETISQAIEQFLGQSEHDSLFGVTQLQTRLYDATGRAMNHDPEVLLRTQDLTPVYEENSNLYLFTKQILQERRNRIGYKPMMFAIDRQEAWDIDEEIDFRVAEFLYTVQQTSA from the coding sequence ATGAATTCATCACCTTCTTCTTTGCAAATTGCTGCGTTTGTTCCTATGCGCCACAACAGCGAACGAGTGGTGGGTAAGAATTATCGCCTGTTTGCGGGTCGTCCGTTGTATCACCACATCATCACCACCTTGCTCAACTGTCCGCAAATCAGCCTTGTCTGCATTGATACCGACAGCCCCATGATTATGGAAGATGCGGCAGCACAGTTTCCCAGTGTCAAAGTATTGGAACGTCCAGAGCATTTACGAGATGGAGCCATACCCATGAACGAGGTGTTGCTAAATTCTGTGGCTCAAGTTCCAGCCGATCTGTATTTACAAACTCATAGCACCAATCCGCTACTGCGAGCAGAAACAATTTCACAGGCAATCGAGCAATTTCTAGGACAGTCTGAGCATGACAGCCTATTTGGAGTCACCCAGTTGCAAACCCGCCTCTACGATGCCACTGGCAGAGCCATGAATCACGATCCAGAAGTATTGCTGCGAACACAGGATTTGACGCCTGTTTACGAAGAAAACTCTAATCTCTACCTGTTTACAAAGCAGATTCTGCAAGAACGTCGTAATCGAATCGGCTACAAGCCCATGATGTTTGCAATCGATCGCCAGGAAGCCTGGGATATTGACGAAGAAATCGATTTCCGTGTGGCGGAATTTCTCTACACCGTGCAACAAACAAGCGCGTGA
- the obgE gene encoding GTPase ObgE translates to MQFIDQAEIEVQGGDGGDGLVAFRREKYVPAGGPAGGNGGHGGSVILVAVEHLQTLLDFRYAHKFKAQDGQRGGPKNMTGASGDDLRVEVPCGTVVYDAETDEVLADLTAPNQEFCVAKGGKGGLGNKHFLSNHNRAPERALPGLPGEVRLIRLELKLLAEVGIIGLPNAGKSTLISALSAARPKIADYPFTTLVPNLGVVRKPSGDGTVFADIPGLIEGAHLGTGLGHDFLRHIERTRVLLHVIDATQADPIAAYHTIQDELAAYGRGLTARPQILALNKIDAFASEEEVAAIAAQLEQCSQIPVFLISAVAGTGLDPLLQQIWQVLEVTEPVVESLA, encoded by the coding sequence ATGCAATTTATTGATCAAGCAGAAATTGAGGTGCAGGGCGGTGACGGCGGTGACGGACTGGTTGCTTTCCGGCGCGAAAAATATGTACCCGCGGGTGGGCCGGCTGGCGGGAATGGTGGACACGGTGGTTCGGTCATTCTGGTGGCTGTCGAGCATTTACAAACATTGCTAGATTTTAGATACGCTCACAAGTTTAAGGCCCAAGATGGACAACGGGGCGGCCCTAAAAATATGACGGGGGCTTCGGGGGATGATCTTCGAGTTGAAGTTCCTTGCGGCACGGTTGTTTATGATGCTGAGACGGATGAAGTGCTGGCCGATTTGACAGCACCGAATCAAGAATTTTGTGTGGCGAAGGGTGGTAAAGGTGGGTTGGGCAATAAGCATTTTCTTAGCAATCACAATCGTGCCCCAGAACGGGCGTTGCCAGGGCTGCCGGGGGAGGTGCGGCTGATTCGTTTGGAATTGAAACTGTTAGCCGAAGTCGGAATTATTGGCTTGCCGAATGCGGGTAAATCGACGTTAATTTCGGCATTGTCAGCCGCCCGTCCTAAAATTGCGGATTATCCTTTTACAACGCTTGTGCCCAATTTAGGTGTAGTTCGTAAGCCCTCAGGCGACGGTACGGTGTTTGCTGATATTCCTGGACTGATTGAGGGAGCGCATTTGGGAACGGGGTTGGGGCATGATTTTCTGCGACACATTGAACGGACGCGCGTCTTGCTGCATGTGATTGACGCCACTCAAGCCGATCCAATTGCCGCTTACCATACGATTCAAGATGAATTAGCAGCGTATGGACGTGGTCTCACCGCTCGTCCCCAAATCCTAGCACTCAATAAAATTGATGCTTTTGCGTCTGAAGAAGAGGTGGCGGCGATCGCTGCTCAATTAGAACAATGCAGCCAGATTCCGGTGTTTCTGATTTCAGCCGTCGCAGGAACTGGGCTAGATCCGTTGCTTCAGCAGATTTGGCAGGTCTTAGAAGTAACTGAACCTGTTGTGGAAAGTTTAGCTTAA